In one window of Mytilus galloprovincialis chromosome 6, xbMytGall1.hap1.1, whole genome shotgun sequence DNA:
- the LOC143079487 gene encoding uncharacterized protein LOC143079487, producing the protein MALTTLSVPSMMCGVSETLYQFQQERYLCDVLIFTSDGYIPAHRVVLVAASKYFREIESSRNIHTTPEANFYLTKEKSEDMQKIVQLIYTGELNISGDNMKRIHNLCLTLALDDAVKECESFIKLIETSDNMCMEQIEEENDKQESKTEEKDLSLKQLEEEVIDQLEESRSNNNNVTMVTKVDAAKQKEKDSSNSDASTNYHIDVAMVTNDINMDKKSKSKGQKSKNKKSEVFENNNQEQKSEETNINEKMINCALCKEKFQDKKLLLEHRRKKHQNKRKPMHTKRYIPSPNDSLTDNEDQDQLEENLSNDTLSEKTDEEEVLSTRQGTKRRAADRLNKQRKAGKFVCRLCKDEFSNNELLQEHRKLIHPGGKRENLTCTLCDKVLSTWLNLIEHKYKKHNIGYDVEKYQVLMCDMPNCDFSTIVEYKMRTHYSDVHGEVGSYVCELCNKGCKSAPQLKYHMKTVHPDDKTQMHYKCNECSKTFRHSCNLKKHIDYVHLKISEKKYLCHLCTYKCMSKTDLNNHLLKIHDIPLPKSCKVYKCEKCDYFTLTRSCYDRHQQLHQEDGLQKSFMCSTCGKGFYNIQNVKAHEKRHKSEIMVCPFEGCGYSTKFKHTMKNHIAGMHTHKNLRPYQCHLCEYSCKLKGNLDKHLRGKHGVEVMTIPKLRQKAIETGKGFSDIVFPPRNCNELPAKIADKHHFQTTQKSQELQDVSFPELLEMAKQASREAQLEKSRNGEMMDLSLAGNQSTQKDNDLSYQTSQNPAIIVDLQQYQEPVTPIAMETEGSSYQQEQEVALSNLNPVPITLHSNKHSKDMIFTHPNDLLTSYADQNGLYLNDHADYSSRPLPAHSQFNSAESYAAMLSSFLNNSKNGSQQSLPSLLPLTVQNYQSHGHGQSRPILNHLLTHMDEGGCSSVQRPTSVPSEETMAFTSQLRPHSVHSVDNVSFRNTAYQGQGHFDTNLSPSDNSVPYQQDSRYSSSLQHQSPDVLIEGATRHSGSRSQNNGQSPELNVSPEKLSDRESHNRNQENYQDIGQLSYNQS; encoded by the exons ATGGCATTGACAACCTTAAGTGTTCCGTCCATGATGTGTGGTGTATCTGAAACTCTATATCAGTTCCAGCAGGAGCGTTACTTATGTGACGTGCTTATCTTCACATCAGATGGATACATACCTGCACACAGAGTTGTACTGGTAGCTGCTAGTAAATATTTCAGGGAGATTGAGTCTAGCAGGAATATTCATACAACTCCAGAAGCTAATTTTTATCTTACAAAAGAGAAAAGTGAAGATATGCAAAAAATTGTTCAGCTGATATACACAGGTGAATTGAATATATCAGGAGATAATATGAAAAGAATTCATAACTTGTGTTTGACCCTTGCTTTGGATGATGCAGTTAAAGAATGTGAATCTTTCATAAAATTAATTGAAACCAGTGACAATATGTGTATGGAacaaattgaagaagaaaatgacaaacaagaatcaaaaactgaagaaaaagaTTTAAGTTTAAAGCAGTTAGAAGAAGAAGTTATTGATCAGTTAGAAGAGTCAAGgtcaaataataataatgttaCTATGGTTACAAAGGTTGATGCTgctaaacaaaaagaaaaagatagtAGCAACTCAGATGCATCTACCAACTATCACATTGATGTTGCTATGGTAACAAATGATATAAACATGGACAAGAAATCAAAATCTAAAGGACAGAAGAGTAAAAATAAAAAGTctgaagtttttgaaaataataatcaaGAACAAAAATCTGAAGAGACtaatataaatgaaaagatgATTAATTGTGCCTTATGCAAAGAAAAATTTCAAGACAAGAAACTGCTGTTAGAACACAGAaggaaaaaacatcaaaataaaagaaaacccATGCATACAAAAAGATATATTCCAAGTCCAAATGACTCTCTAACAGATAATGAAGACCAAGACCAACTAGAGGAAAATTTATCCAACGATACTTTGTCTGAAAAAACTGACGAAGAAGAGGTTTTGTCTACAAGGCAGGGTACAAAGAGAAGAGCAGCAGACAGGTTAAATAAACAGAGGAAGGCGGGAAAATTTGTATGTAGACTCTGCAAAGATGAATTTTCAAATAATGAGTTATTACAAGAACATCGTAAATTGATTCATCCTGGTGGCAAACGTGAGAATTTAACATGTACATTATGTGACAAAGTGTTGAGCACATGGCTTAATCTGATAGAACACAAATATAAGAAACATAACATTGGATATGATGTAGAAAAGTATCAGGTCCTCATGTGTGATATGCCT AATTGCGATTTTTCAACAATTGTTGAATACAAGATGAGGACCCATTACAGTGACGTACATGGAGAAGTTGGATCGTATGTGTGTGAACTGTGTAATAAAGGATGTAAATCTGCTCCTCAGCTCAAATACCACATGAAAACAGTTCACCCAGATGATAAAACACAAATGCATTACAAGTGTAATGAATGCAGTAAAACATTTAGACATTCATGTAACTTGAAG AAACACATCGATTACGTTCATTTGaagatatcagaaaaaaagtaCTTATGTCATTTGTGTACTTATAAATGTATGAGTAAAACTGACTTAAACAACCACCTGCTGAAGATACATGATATACCATTGCCAAAATCATGTAAAGT TTATAAGTGTGAGAAATGTGATTACTTTACACTGACCAGATCTTGTTATGACAGACATCAACAGTTGCATCAAG AGGATGGTTTACAGAAAAGTTTCATGTGTTCAACTTGTGGTAAAGGTTTTTACAACATACAGAATGTTAAAGCTCACGAGAAAAGACACA aatcagAAATTATGGTGTGTCCATTTGAGGGATGTGGATATTCTACTAAGTTCAAACACACAATGAAAAACCATATAGCAGGAATGCATACACATAAG AATCTGAGACCATATCAGTGCCATCTTTGTGAATATTCTTGCAAGTTGAAAGGAAATTTAGACAAACATTTAAGAGGCAAACATGGTGTGGAAGTCATGACTATACCTAAACTTCGACAAAAAGCGATAGAAACTGGAAAAggattcagtgatattgttttcCCACCACGAAACTGTAATGAACTTCCAGCTAAGATTGCTGACAAACATCACTTCCAGACAACTCAGAAATCACAG gaATTGCAGGATGTTAGTTTTCCAGAACTTTTGGAAATGGCTAAGCAAGCATCCAGAGAAGCACAGTTAGAAAAATCACGAAATGGTGAAATGATGGATTTGAGTTTAGCAGGAAACCAGTCAACACAAAAAGACAATGACTTATCATACCAAACCTCACAAAATCCTGCTATTATTGTTGATCTGCAACAGTATCAGGAACCAGTCACACCCATTGCTATGGAAACAGAAGGATCAAGTTATCAACAAGAACAAGAAGTTGCCTTATCAAATCTTAATCCAGTACCAataactctccattcaaataaacATTCTAAAGATATGATATTTACTCATCCTAACGATTTACTAACTTCCTATGCAGACCAGAATGGGTTATATTTAAATGATCATGCTGATTATTCATCAAGACCATTACCAGCTCACTCACAATTCAATTCAGCAGAGTCTTATGCAGCTATGTTGTCATCGTTTCTTAACAACTCTAAAAATGGAAGTCAACAGTCATTGCCAAGCTTGTTGCCACTCACTGTACAAAATTATCAGTCACATGGCCATGGTCAGAGCCGTCCAATACTGAATCATTTATTGACCCATATGGATGAAGGTGGATGTTCATCAGTTCAAAGACCAACATCTGTTCCTTCTGAAGAAACAATGGCCTTTACATCACAGTTGCGACCTCATTCAGTGCATTCAGTTGATAATGTGTCCTTTAGGAACACAGCTTaccaaggtcaaggtcattttgatacaaatttgtcTCCCTCTGATAACTCTGTGCCATATCAACAGGACTCTAGATATTCATCTTCTTTACAACATCAGTCTCCTGATGTCCTTATAGAGGGAGCCACAAGACATTCTGGGTCAAGGTCACAAAATAATGGACAGTCTCCAGAATTAAATGTCTCTCCAGAAAAATTATCAGACAGGGAAAGTCATAACAGAAATCAAGAGAACTATCAAGATATAGGTCAATTATCATATAATCAGTCATGA